The Meiothermus cerbereus DSM 11376 DNA window TGTACACCTTGCGCACCTGGTCGAGTGCGACCACCGTCACCGGCCACCTCCCGCTGGTACGCCGAGGGGCAGGCGCAGGCCCCCCTGTCCGCTCGAGCTGTTCGAGCTCGCAGGTGCACGGCTGGGCAAGACCACGCTCTGGCGCGGCTCGAGGCCCTCCAGCACTACCTGGTTCACCCCATCGTCGGGCCCCAGCACCACCCGCACGGTCTCCTTGCCGCCGTCGGGTTGCAGCACGTCCACGTAGGCCCGGTTGCGCACGGTCTGCACCGCCCGCTTGGGGATGGTGAGGGCGTTGGGGATTTCCTCGGCGATAATCTCGCCCTCGGCGGTCATGCCGGGCCGCAGCTTGCGCTCGGGGTTGGGTATGTTGACGGTTACGTAAAACACCGCGATGTTCTGCTGGATGCGGGCGCTGGGCGAGATGGCCGTCACCACCCCCTGGAAGGTCTCGTTGCTGAAGGCGTCGAGGGTCACCTCGACCTTCTGACCCACCCTAACCTTGGCGATCTCGCTTTCGTCAATCTGCACCGGCAGATTAACGCTGCTGTCGTCAATCAGGGTGAGCAGGGCGGTGCTGTTGTTAACCGTGGCCCCCACCCCGATGCTCCCCACCTGGGCGTTGACCTCCGAGACCACCCCATCGAAGGGGGCATAGATTTTGGTATTGGCCAGGTTTTCCTCGGCGTTTTTGACCTCGAGGCGGGCCTGCTCTAAGGCAATCTGGGCGTTTTTCAGATCTTGCGCGTTGGCGTTGTTGCGCAAGGCCAGGGCCTGGCGGGCGGTGTTGAGGTTGACCTGGGCGATTTCCAGGCTGGCCTGGGCCTTGGCGTAGGCATCGCGGGCGCTTTGCAGGCTCTGGGCGCTGGCCCCGCCCAGGTCGAAGAGCTTCTGGGTGGCCTCGAGGTTGGTGCGGGCGGCCTCGAGGTCGCGCCTCGCGTTGGCAAAAGCCGCCTCGGCACTGGCGATGTTCTGGCGGTTGGTGGCCTGGGTGCTGGCCTGGTCGGCCCGCAGCTTGTCCAGGTTGGCCTGGGCTTTTTGCAGCGCCAGCCGGGCGTTCTCCAGGGCGCGGTTGTAGTTGGTGGGGTCGAGCTCTACGACAAGCTGGCCTTTTTGCACCCGGTCGCCCACGTTGGGCAGCCTAAGCACCGTGCCGTTGACGGCAGGCTTAACCGCCAGGCTCTGGACGGCCTCGAGGGTGCCCGGCCCCGAGACCGAGACCCGGAACAACCCCCGCTGCACCGGGGCGGTCTCGAGCGCAGGGGCAGCGCTGGCGGGCTTGGGCCGCAAGAACCAATAGGCCGCACCCCCCAGACCGGCCAACACCAGAGCCACAACCAGCCAAAGCCAGGGTACGCGGATACGGGAACGGGCTTGTGTCATGTTCACCCCACGATTTTCTTCCAGAATATCCAACGTTCAGTGTACGCAATGCGAAGATTTGGTGAAGACACACCACCGCGCTTGATCTTGGAAAGTGTTATGCCTAGTATGAATCTATCAAGGAATTTTTGTAGCTATTTTTGCGAGCTGTGTGAAATATTCCCGTCAGATAAAACTCTGGTATGAGATGTTGTCCATAAAGAGCATCACTGATAGTGCCTCAAAAAGCACAAGGTGGTTCAAAATGTGCAATCCCGAAATCGAAAGAGTTGCAGAAACCCACTACTTCGCTCGTCATATGCTAAAAAAGGCTTTGAATGACTATGTTCTAACATCGGAGACTAAGAAAACCTTTCCCGAGTGCTCTACCTATTGGGATGTATGGACGCAGCGTCTTTCTGACAAATTCTTTGACATGGGTACGCTAATTCGCGCTGCTGCTTCAGTAGAAACCTGCTTACGTGACTACTATATGTATAAGAAGGGATATAAGAATCTTTCCCAACTTCGACAAGATCGGCTGTACAAACAAAACATTTTTCAACGCCTCATGCCTTGGAACAAATCTGATGGGGCCATACCCTTGCTACGCACTGTCGGTATTGATCTCGAGAAGTTGCCTGAGTTACCTACAATCCAGGAGCTAATGCTTCATCGTCACCTTTATGCTCACAACCTTGGTGTAATCGATGATAAGTACATAAATAGACTGAGAGAGTTGACAGGCAAAGACCTTCTCACGAACTCGGTGGTTTCTAAACAATACCCCGATGAGGACGTTTACTGGTTTGAACCGCTTGAGCGTATCAATGACTTCATTGAAACAGCACGTAAGTTTTGCAATCAACTGACATGAGGCCCAACCCATCATTGCACTGTCCCGTAGATACAAATCCGCGCAAGACAGGTGAGTTCGGAAGTTGCCAAAGTAGCTCCCTGTCGCATTATCAGGCTTCATGCTTGGTGGGAACCGAAGGCAAGAGTTTCAGGGGTACTTACCCCTCGTCCTCGGGCATGGCCTCGAGCTCGGCCTCAAAACCCTTCTCGAGCGTCTGAGCATGGATGCGTAGGGTAGTAACCTGAGCCACGAGCTCGGCTTTCAGGTCTTCGTCGTCCGAAGCCGCCCAGGCCTCGAGCAGCTCGATGAACCGCTGGGCCTCCTGGCGCATCTCTTCCAGCAGCAGGCGGTTGCGGGCCTGGATTTGCTCGAGACTGTCTATCATGCCTTCCCCTAAAGCAGGGTGTGGTGGGGCTAGGGCGCGCTGGCCGCCCGCACCAGGCCGGTGAAGTCCTGGCCGGCGGCTACCGAAAAGGCCGCCAGGGCTTTCCAGTAGTTGCCCACAGCCTGCACCAGCCCGTACTCGGCGCTTCGGAGCGAGACCTGGTCGGTTTGCAGTTGCAAGGCCGAGATGGTGCCGGCCCGCAGGGCGGCTTGGCTCTGCTCTACGACCCGCTGGGCGTTGGTCACGTTGGCCTGGGCCAGGGCGATGTTGCGATAGGCGTTCTGGGCA harbors:
- a CDS encoding efflux RND transporter periplasmic adaptor subunit, with amino-acid sequence MTQARSRIRVPWLWLVVALVLAGLGGAAYWFLRPKPASAAPALETAPVQRGLFRVSVSGPGTLEAVQSLAVKPAVNGTVLRLPNVGDRVQKGQLVVELDPTNYNRALENARLALQKAQANLDKLRADQASTQATNRQNIASAEAAFANARRDLEAARTNLEATQKLFDLGGASAQSLQSARDAYAKAQASLEIAQVNLNTARQALALRNNANAQDLKNAQIALEQARLEVKNAEENLANTKIYAPFDGVVSEVNAQVGSIGVGATVNNSTALLTLIDDSSVNLPVQIDESEIAKVRVGQKVEVTLDAFSNETFQGVVTAISPSARIQQNIAVFYVTVNIPNPERKLRPGMTAEGEIIAEEIPNALTIPKRAVQTVRNRAYVDVLQPDGGKETVRVVLGPDDGVNQVVLEGLEPRQSVVLPSRAPASSNSSSGQGGLRLPLGVPAGGGR